The bacterium genome contains a region encoding:
- a CDS encoding type II secretion system protein GspG, with protein MNTKKITSVLSLKSKDHNRRSGFTLVEILLVVAILGILAGVATVSIRGRMLGSQIAAARTSIQAIGTAIDTYEVDNGVLPASLQSLLTKGSEYNWNGPYLKDGRMPKTPWGDDFVYAVKGESYELKARKPDGEFVTN; from the coding sequence ATGAATACAAAGAAAATTACATCCGTCCTATCGTTAAAGTCAAAAGATCATAATCGGCGTTCCGGCTTCACGTTGGTGGAAATTCTGCTTGTAGTCGCCATTTTAGGCATCCTCGCTGGCGTGGCCACTGTCAGCATCAGAGGACGTATGCTCGGCAGTCAAATCGCGGCGGCGCGCACGAGCATACAGGCCATAGGAACGGCCATCGATACCTATGAAGTGGATAATGGGGTGCTACCCGCAAGCCTGCAAAGCCTTCTGACTAAAGGCAGCGAGTACAACTGGAACGGCCCCTATTTGAAAGATGGCCGCATGCCCAAAACCCCCTGGGGTGATGATTTCGTCTATGCTGTCAAAGGCGAGTCGTATGAACTCAAGGCCCGTAAACCTGATGGCGAGTTCGTTACAAATTAA
- a CDS encoding GspH/FimT family pseudopilin produces the protein MNLALSIPWRRRSPSPGFTLVEILMVLAIMGIMTIVAMPSLMKSIRGNRLRVGTRTVVMAANYARTSAILRNQEMKLTLDKENNLVSVAPLRTATPALPGDQIFKSEDNVPVSAPVPDPDAPQEPQTAVPFSSITRKLDAVQIESFTVDGKKSGMKGEPAAIVYQSNGRCTPFEARVVDEFGSSMLVTVDAVGAIKVTQKGN, from the coding sequence TTGAACCTTGCACTTTCCATTCCCTGGAGGCGCCGTTCACCTTCCCCCGGTTTTACCCTTGTGGAAATCCTGATGGTGCTTGCCATTATGGGGATTATGACAATTGTGGCTATGCCCTCGCTCATGAAGTCCATCCGGGGCAACCGGCTGCGGGTAGGAACCCGGACTGTCGTCATGGCCGCCAATTATGCACGCACCAGCGCCATTCTACGAAATCAGGAAATGAAGCTGACCCTCGACAAGGAAAACAACCTGGTGAGTGTCGCCCCCCTCCGGACAGCTACGCCCGCCCTTCCCGGAGATCAGATCTTCAAATCCGAAGACAATGTACCGGTGTCGGCCCCTGTCCCCGATCCTGACGCCCCCCAGGAACCTCAAACAGCGGTACCTTTTAGCAGTATTACCCGCAAACTAGATGCGGTACAGATTGAATCCTTTACGGTAGACGGCAAGAAAAGCGGCATGAAAGGCGAACCGGCAGCGATTGTCTATCAATCCAACGGCCGTTGCACTCCCTTCGAAGCACGCGTCGTTGATGAATTCGGCAGCAGTATGCTTGTTACCGTGGATGCCGTCGGGGCAATCAAAGTCACCCAGAAAGGAAATTGA
- a CDS encoding type II secretion system F family protein, with amino-acid sequence MIFNYIAKDKAGQRVEGSIEANDRLAALRQVEKTGLIPVSITSVTTPNKPKATKSTAPAAKFSFSFNKTPRMKPREILVFSTELSDLLASGMNLGQALSTLANRKTGSSSDDIIRDLRDQIIQGTTLSDSMAKHPKSFPSLYVSMVKVGEASGALAEIMLRLVEHYERMQDMKEKVVMALVYPIIVLVMGIGTMIFSMVFVIPKFSAIFLEMGSTLPLPTRMLISLSNGMLKYGWLVLGLTILGSFLLNRYLNTMEGKQRWHRIQLKAPFIKGIVAASTYANFARTLSTLLSNGVPALQALTIVEKTVDNVVIAAEIRNARDRVTDGTTISGPLAAGKVFPPLMTDMLAIGEQTGDMASALKHIAHRYENELNRNVKLFTTALEPILIVVVALLVGFIAVSIVMAVFNITSGLGV; translated from the coding sequence TTGATTTTCAACTACATAGCCAAGGATAAAGCCGGACAACGTGTGGAAGGCTCCATTGAGGCCAATGACCGACTGGCCGCACTGCGGCAAGTCGAAAAAACCGGATTGATCCCGGTATCGATTACCTCCGTAACCACCCCTAATAAACCCAAAGCCACCAAGTCCACGGCCCCGGCCGCCAAGTTCAGCTTTAGTTTTAACAAGACCCCGCGTATGAAGCCCCGTGAAATCCTGGTCTTCTCCACGGAACTTAGCGATCTACTCGCTTCCGGCATGAATCTCGGCCAGGCCTTATCTACCCTGGCCAACCGAAAAACGGGATCTTCCTCGGATGACATTATCCGGGATCTCCGGGATCAGATCATCCAGGGAACAACCCTCTCTGACTCCATGGCCAAACATCCGAAATCATTTCCCTCGCTCTATGTCAGTATGGTCAAGGTTGGTGAAGCCAGCGGCGCATTGGCTGAAATCATGTTACGGCTGGTCGAGCACTATGAACGCATGCAGGATATGAAGGAAAAAGTGGTCATGGCCCTTGTTTATCCAATCATAGTTCTCGTTATGGGAATTGGTACCATGATCTTCTCGATGGTATTTGTGATCCCGAAATTTTCCGCCATATTTCTTGAAATGGGAAGTACGTTACCCCTCCCTACTCGCATGCTGATTTCCCTGAGTAATGGCATGCTCAAGTACGGCTGGCTGGTACTTGGCTTAACGATACTCGGAAGTTTCCTGCTGAACCGCTACCTGAACACGATGGAGGGGAAGCAACGGTGGCACCGCATCCAATTGAAAGCCCCCTTTATCAAGGGCATTGTCGCCGCCAGTACCTATGCCAATTTTGCCCGGACGTTGAGTACACTCCTGAGTAACGGCGTTCCGGCCCTGCAGGCTTTGACTATCGTTGAAAAAACCGTTGATAACGTGGTTATCGCCGCCGAAATCAGGAATGCGCGCGACCGGGTTACTGACGGCACCACCATTTCCGGGCCACTAGCGGCGGGGAAAGTATTCCCCCCCCTCATGACAGATATGCTGGCCATTGGAGAGCAAACGGGGGATATGGCCAGTGCCTTGAAACATATTGCCCATCGTTACGAAAACGAATTGAATAGAAATGTTAAACTGTTTACCACGGCGCTGGAACCGATATTGATCGTGGTCGTCGCACTGCTGGTTGGCTTTATCGCTGTCAGTATCGTCATGGCCGTTTTTAACATCACCAGTGGTTTAGGGGTCTAA
- a CDS encoding prepilin-type N-terminal cleavage/methylation domain-containing protein, with amino-acid sequence MNLGSSIVFSFGVRRLDAAFQPPGLTGCNTQNGASSRTEEKRRQAAALQNGFTLIELLVALSIMTLVCGACFMLLSSVSKAWQRGTALSKDLHAGDFVIEQLVSALRSARYRGGDDGLILKKSGSGNASSDSISWVKEGSDLVGVNSYMAKTFHHVRFFIGQDKNGNRGAAYTAWGDEYLQPDDFEPDTLEPEVLSDRITGLGIRVATNDFESEKIEWLDEWEGKCNLGGDLTNHLPRFVEITLYLQPLEEGKPPLEMRRLVEIPIAKEGIR; translated from the coding sequence ATGAATTTGGGATCATCCATAGTTTTCTCATTTGGAGTGCGGCGGCTTGACGCCGCTTTCCAGCCGCCAGGCTTGACGGGCTGCAACACCCAAAACGGTGCGTCAAGCCGCACCGAAGAAAAGCGGCGTCAAGCCGCCGCACTCCAAAATGGTTTCACCCTGATTGAGCTTCTAGTAGCCCTTTCCATCATGACTCTGGTATGTGGGGCGTGTTTCATGCTCCTCTCCTCCGTCAGTAAAGCCTGGCAGCGGGGCACAGCACTCAGCAAAGATCTCCATGCCGGCGACTTTGTCATTGAGCAACTGGTGAGCGCCTTGCGGTCAGCCCGTTACCGCGGGGGGGATGATGGATTGATCCTCAAAAAGAGTGGCAGCGGGAATGCGTCATCCGACAGCATTTCGTGGGTCAAGGAAGGGTCGGATCTGGTAGGCGTTAATTCCTATATGGCCAAAACGTTCCACCATGTCCGGTTTTTTATCGGGCAGGATAAAAATGGCAATCGTGGTGCGGCCTATACGGCTTGGGGTGACGAGTATCTTCAGCCGGACGACTTTGAGCCCGACACCCTTGAACCGGAAGTGCTTTCAGACCGAATTACCGGCCTCGGCATCCGCGTGGCGACCAATGACTTCGAATCCGAAAAGATCGAGTGGCTGGATGAATGGGAGGGCAAATGCAATTTGGGGGGAGACCTCACCAACCATCTCCCCCGCTTTGTCGAGATCACGCTGTATCTGCAACCACTGGAAGAGGGAAAACCGCCGCTTGAAATGCGCCGCCTGGTGGAAATCCCCATCGCCAAGGAGGGAATACGATGA
- a CDS encoding helix-hairpin-helix domain-containing protein — protein sequence MKRGSALIIVLWVVALLSVLIGGFAFDMHVEAKIVSHLRKRLKAEYLSKAGLEYAQALFIHSQEVKGKGDSDEMKGKYWYDSAKRLRQGYAIMGLTVKLGEGTFILDILPEPALRNLNAIKDDEDWDAIFTVGGVPDDINLRKELIDCLYDWRDPDDDRSTDGAETDDYYARLDPPYKARGHKATVSSKTSKVMTPDKMVNLDTIEELLLIKGWSHAILYGGYAEDGDTNSAPMTGIADLLTVSPEAGETVNINAASKRVLMTLPGIDSTLADAIIAEREKGGRQGLTGGAQISEDYFYTDVNNLFSRVPELNRLTAEEQQRLKALGGTASSVLRVRSSGVVHGVEYRMTSTLGVTASGNGTAQIRK from the coding sequence ATGAAGCGCGGTTCCGCATTGATCATCGTCCTGTGGGTCGTCGCCCTCCTCTCAGTTCTGATCGGGGGATTTGCCTTTGACATGCATGTCGAAGCGAAAATCGTGTCCCACCTGCGCAAACGACTGAAAGCCGAATATCTCTCCAAGGCAGGTCTGGAATACGCCCAGGCGCTTTTCATACATAGTCAGGAGGTCAAAGGCAAAGGGGATAGCGACGAAATGAAGGGGAAATATTGGTATGACTCAGCCAAACGGTTACGCCAAGGCTACGCCATTATGGGATTGACGGTAAAGCTTGGGGAGGGAACCTTTATTCTCGATATCCTTCCTGAACCCGCACTCAGAAACCTTAACGCTATAAAAGATGATGAGGATTGGGATGCCATCTTTACGGTTGGCGGTGTGCCGGATGATATTAATCTAAGAAAGGAACTGATCGACTGCCTTTACGACTGGAGAGATCCTGATGATGATCGCAGCACGGATGGGGCAGAAACTGATGACTATTATGCCCGACTTGATCCCCCCTATAAGGCAAGGGGGCATAAGGCAACTGTTTCCAGTAAAACCTCAAAAGTCATGACACCTGACAAAATGGTAAATCTGGACACAATAGAAGAACTGCTCCTTATCAAAGGATGGAGCCATGCCATCCTTTACGGAGGCTATGCCGAAGACGGGGATACCAACAGTGCCCCAATGACCGGCATCGCTGACCTGCTGACTGTCAGCCCGGAAGCCGGGGAAACTGTCAATATCAATGCCGCCTCAAAACGTGTACTCATGACCCTCCCCGGCATTGATAGCACACTGGCGGATGCCATTATTGCCGAACGGGAAAAGGGCGGCAGACAAGGTTTGACAGGGGGCGCGCAAATAAGTGAAGATTACTTCTATACAGACGTGAACAACTTGTTTAGCCGGGTTCCCGAGCTCAACAGACTCACGGCTGAAGAGCAACAGCGCCTGAAAGCGCTGGGAGGAACCGCCTCCTCCGTGCTTAGAGTGCGTTCATCGGGAGTGGTTCATGGGGTTGAATACCGGATGACCTCCACGCTTGGAGTAACCGCATCAGGTAACGGAACGGCTCAAATACGCAAATAA
- a CDS encoding ATPase, T2SS/T4P/T4SS family has product MTTALPTSLTGLLKRTGLLSDAQITTLLQHAQQNDLSITRAAVAQGFTTEDAFLESLATVLHVPFLRLGTMSIEASILEKLPTRTVFQYNVIPYSIENGALMVATNDPFDSGLVDALRLASGMRVKLALGLLNDIAGATKKFYGVGADTMEKLMQDDHRIEVAPDDALMKTDLGELDQEASIVRFVNQIIWEAYQERATDIHMEPMETQLRIRYRVDGVLHQTPLPAQLSRFQAAIISRIKVMANMDIAEKRLPQDGRIGMRIQGEDIDIRVSTLPTTYGESVSLRLLMRGKEFIGLRQLGLRERDETIIRKIIEKPNGIILVTGPTGSGKSTSLYAYLHEINTIDQRIITVEDPIEYEMAGINQCNVKSEIGLTFANALRSILRQDPDIIMIGEIRDFETAEIAIRASLTGHLVFSTLHTNDAGGAVTRLLDMGVEPFLVASSLEAVVAQRLVRRLCPACKRPVKNPDMVLLGSLGFPLDKIATASMHEPVGCEKCRMTGFRGRTGLYELLAISEGIEHLILQRSSSNAIKQKAVEEGMQTLRDDGWIKVLEGITTVEEVVRVSEDAD; this is encoded by the coding sequence ATGACGACTGCATTGCCGACCAGTTTAACGGGGTTGCTGAAACGCACTGGACTCCTGTCTGATGCACAGATCACCACCCTGCTCCAACATGCCCAGCAGAACGACCTTTCCATAACCCGTGCGGCTGTCGCCCAGGGGTTTACCACCGAAGATGCATTTCTCGAATCACTCGCCACAGTACTGCATGTCCCCTTTCTACGTCTTGGCACCATGTCCATCGAAGCGTCTATTCTGGAAAAACTACCTACCCGGACTGTTTTTCAATACAACGTCATCCCCTATTCCATTGAAAATGGAGCCCTGATGGTGGCCACCAACGATCCGTTTGATAGCGGACTCGTGGACGCCCTACGTCTGGCCTCTGGCATGAGGGTTAAGCTCGCATTGGGCTTGCTGAACGATATCGCCGGTGCCACAAAGAAATTCTACGGTGTCGGTGCGGATACGATGGAAAAACTGATGCAGGACGACCATCGTATCGAGGTTGCTCCCGACGATGCCCTCATGAAAACCGATCTGGGTGAACTTGATCAGGAAGCCTCGATTGTCCGCTTCGTGAACCAGATTATCTGGGAGGCCTATCAGGAACGCGCCACAGATATACATATGGAGCCGATGGAAACCCAGTTACGCATCCGCTACCGGGTTGACGGGGTATTACATCAGACACCGCTTCCCGCGCAGCTCTCCCGTTTTCAGGCCGCCATTATCTCGCGTATCAAGGTTATGGCCAATATGGATATTGCCGAAAAACGCCTGCCGCAGGACGGACGTATCGGCATGCGCATTCAGGGCGAGGACATTGACATCCGTGTATCCACCTTGCCCACCACCTATGGCGAGAGCGTCAGCTTGCGGTTGCTTATGCGAGGCAAGGAATTCATTGGCCTCAGACAGTTGGGCCTCCGCGAACGGGATGAAACCATTATCCGGAAGATCATTGAAAAGCCCAATGGTATCATTCTTGTAACCGGGCCAACGGGGTCGGGGAAATCAACTTCTCTGTATGCCTATCTGCACGAGATCAACACCATTGATCAGCGCATTATTACGGTCGAGGATCCGATTGAATATGAAATGGCGGGCATCAACCAGTGTAACGTCAAATCTGAAATCGGACTGACCTTCGCCAATGCCCTGCGCTCTATCCTGCGTCAGGATCCGGACATCATCATGATCGGTGAAATCCGGGACTTTGAAACTGCCGAAATTGCCATTCGAGCCTCGCTGACAGGTCATTTGGTGTTCAGTACCCTGCATACTAACGATGCAGGCGGCGCGGTTACCCGACTGCTCGATATGGGGGTAGAACCCTTTCTTGTGGCTTCATCCCTGGAAGCAGTCGTTGCCCAACGTTTGGTACGTCGACTCTGCCCGGCCTGCAAGCGCCCGGTCAAAAATCCAGACATGGTTCTGCTGGGAAGTCTTGGATTTCCTTTGGATAAAATCGCCACAGCGAGCATGCATGAGCCGGTCGGCTGCGAAAAATGCCGAATGACTGGATTCCGGGGGCGAACCGGCCTTTATGAATTGCTTGCGATTTCTGAGGGTATTGAGCATCTGATCCTGCAACGCTCCTCCTCCAACGCCATCAAACAAAAGGCAGTTGAGGAAGGGATGCAGACTTTGCGCGATGACGGCTGGATCAAGGTGCTTGAAGGTATTACCACCGTGGAAGAAGTGGTTCGCGTCTCGGAGGATGCCGATTGA
- a CDS encoding prepilin-type N-terminal cleavage/methylation domain-containing protein — MPRSPKAGMTLVEILMALAILAISAGVLMTATSRCLAVVSTAKNYYEARRILEIGELDYPLLVVQKKNEKELKALNLNVGPIEYPPLNFTYQRTSERDAEKEDLVVVKSRVTWSAKGRQAFEEVTSYLYYTNDLGL; from the coding sequence GTGCCCAGATCCCCAAAAGCAGGCATGACACTTGTCGAGATTCTGATGGCTCTCGCCATCCTGGCCATTTCGGCAGGGGTGCTTATGACCGCCACCTCGCGTTGTCTTGCTGTCGTCAGCACGGCAAAGAATTACTACGAGGCGCGTCGTATTCTGGAAATCGGAGAACTTGATTATCCGCTTCTGGTTGTTCAGAAAAAAAACGAAAAGGAACTTAAGGCACTGAACCTGAATGTGGGCCCCATCGAATACCCTCCCCTCAACTTCACCTATCAACGCACTTCTGAAAGGGATGCCGAAAAAGAAGATCTGGTTGTCGTGAAGAGCCGCGTCACCTGGTCCGCTAAAGGGAGACAGGCTTTCGAAGAAGTGACCTCGTACTTGTACTATACAAATGATCTGGGGTTGTGA